TAACTTCGCCAAGGCTACTTATGCTGCCATTGCCAAGACCTACGCCTACTTGACACCCGATTTGTGGAAGGAGATGCCTCTGGGCTCCACACCCTACCAGGCATACTCTGACTTCTTGTCCAAGCCAACGGCTCGTCTGCACGCCGATGCTTAAGGTATCACCATTGTGATCATCATGAAGCAGCCAGCTTgattcaataaaagcaaaaacgtcatttaaaatataatccAACAAATCGTTTCATTTCTGCGTCAACAAATCACACCTGGGAATAatcaatttttctttttatttacgTTTCTGCTGTTGATTATGATTCGGTATTGATAAAAATTACTATAAGTCAAGCCAGTTTAACATCCATTAATTTGatctaaaatttattgataCGGATTGAGCAGACGCCTGTAGACGATTTTATAAGAAACAAGATTTGATTTCAGCACTTAacgtatatttaaaattatatcaaGTTTACAGTAAAATTAATCTTATATAGAACTAAGCTTTCACGCCGTAAGCCTCCGGCATACGCTCAATGGCGTATTTATGGGCAGCCACATACATAATGGGCACTCCGGGTATCTTGCGTATACGGTTCTTCAGATCCTTATCGTTGGTGGCCACAATATAGCACTTATGCTGACGCACTCGCTCCACCAGGCAATCATCGGCATATGTTCCCTTGTGTAAGCAGGGAAGACGCTCAAATCGTGGATCGGAGATGATGCGCAGGGCTAGCTTGTATTTGTTGCCCAGTTTCTCCAACTCGGCACGCACACAGTCCGATATGTAGGGTATGCACTTGGCATACAAGCAATCCATCATATTTTGCACAATATCCAGTTTGTTTTTGATgctaaaatttatgaaatttgtatcGAGCACAATGTGATAAGGCGGCCCCAGTTGTGTGTTATATTGGAAGAAGAGTGCCGAGCTTTGTTGTGTGGCTTCGTGTACTTTCATTTCATGCGGATCCTTGGCCTTCTTCCGAGTCTTGCGTACTTGCTCCTTAATCCGGGAATCGGTTGGCTTCAACAGACGCTTTAGTTGACCATTGCGCtgcttttgtatctttttggttttcttttgcttgCCCTAAAGTATAAAcacataattttgaaaatataagttTAAAGCCACATTTAGTTATTTACCATTTTCTagtactaaatttaaaaataaacaaatgaagtCCGAATTCAACAACTGCAcgtgttgtatttttgttgcctcCGCTAACAGCTGTTCACGCAGAGTTGCTCAATTATTGCGATTACCACAATTCCCACTGCAACTCTGCAAAAAGAACGAACGGCTGTTCATACAGAGTTGCTTAAATATATCGATTGCTCGTTGGGCCATGATATACAACCCTGCGGTTATCGAATGGCGGGTTATCAGATCTTTCTTGGTTAACCACGTGCGCCAAAATTCATTTTCCTTCAACATTTCGTGAAAGATGGTAAGTTCTCTCCgcaaattttgttaattgcttaaataataaatgccaCAAATTGATGAAACTGATGACGAGACTGAATGAACATTTTCTCgcttttatattgtatttttcaatataattgcGTAcaacatttgtttaattaagaTGAATCGGCAATCTGATGGCACAATTAGTAAATACTTTGACCATTCAAATCTAAATTAGGAACGTAATTaacatattattttctttgttttgcaGGCTTGAACTTGTGACTACGGTTAATGTGCTCGCGCATTAAATtgaaacataaattataaggtaagaatcttaaaaaaaaaatgctttaaaaatacaGCATGATGAATTTTTACACAGACCTGTACTGAGTAGACCCATGCGGAAAAATGTAAACTGatgcaaacaataaaaaaatgcactgcaaatagtatattttccaaaattacTAATGAAAccttttatgttattttaggATTTGTCCTAAAAGCGCCTAAGATGGCTTTCCCGTAATGGAGCCTCTGTGCCTTCAACATAAAGTGAGGTTATGGCAATTACTTTTGATGCATTCTTCGGCATTGAAGTGAAAAGGTAAGATTTTTTTCTAAAGCTACCACGTGTTTAAGTACACCGCCTCAAATGATGAATACCTTTAATTCCTTTTGCGGTTTCCACCAGAAAGCGTTAACGCGCTTAAAGATGGCCAAAGGCGTCTGatcaatataatttataatatagtaCTTGCATTCCTATATTCccttatatttaataaaagaatttcttcttttgttttgcagcaTGATGCATTTTGCTGAGTTCGGCACTGCTGTACCATCAATTTAAACTGaataaatttgattgcataaaaaaaaaaaacattactgcatttattattttgtgtatatttattataagaGCGAAAAACAAACGACCGCTGTTCATAGACTTGTGTATGTAGGGTTAGGTCGAGCTGTGATTGTATGTAAGCTCATGTACATATACAACGTTATCTCAGTGTGTGATTGTACAAGACAGCCATAAGTATCGGCTAAATATGGGGTGGTAATATTGCTTTGttcattttcaaaaagtaCTCGGTATGAGCGCGTCGAGCATTGGCATACGCCCTGTGTGCGCATAAACGCTGTGGACGAATCACCTTGTGTCATGAGACTCGCCGGTTTAATTAAACAATCGCTATTGCGTGTGAATAAAACCCGATGCCGGCTGTATGCAACAAGTGTGGATAGCGAAGCACTGGCACTTGACACCAGAGAGTATCTAGACTTTAAAAAGCAACTGCGACAACACAATGTATTCAATAAGGATGGATACACGTGCCTGCAATTGGAATGTCGGCTGTGTGAgcgctacaacaacaataaccacCAATTTCAGCCGGCTGCAGCATCAACGGCGCGTGCACAGGGTCCACAAGCTTACATAAACAAACGAACGGGTAGAAGCAAATCTGTGAATGTTTTGTGACGTCACAACTcacgcatttatttatttacatataagGTGCCTTCATTTGTCCCCAATGCGACGTAAAAACAACATTATCGCAAGCTATCGCCGCATACCAAGCTCCAGCGCCTATTGGTTATCGAAGAGCACCAATTCAAAATATCGATTACACGTCGCGCTTTCCCAATCTTGTTGATGTGACACCTGAAGCATGTGAAGCTCTAGGAATTAAGGGCTTGAAGGAGGCACAGTTGAATGCCATTGGGGCCAAGTATGATgcggagcagcagctgctgcacttTGAACTGCGCAATGCGGCACAGCATCTGGTGGGCGAAAAGGTGCTTCACCTAGAAGATCGCAGGGAGGAAACACTCCAAGGCAGCAGTTGCTCTGGTCTCTTGTTGCACACGGGTGCTGGCAACAAGAGCAAGGCCGTGCTGGTCAGCAATCTGATCGATTACATTGTGTTGGCCACGCAAAACATCGAGACGCGTAAGTCATTTGCTCCTATATCCATTAGCAAcctaaattttttaaattttcactttttaccGACAGATTGCATCATTTGCTTGCCACATGCGTTGCAACAGCTGCCACAGGAATGTCTGCCCGCGTTGGAGCGTTTCAAAGAGTTGGTCTTCTGGCTGCACTACGACAACACACATAGTTGGGATGCAGCACGTGCTTTTGCGCAGAAAATGGATGAGAAGCGTTGTCTGCTCATACGACCCACAGAAACGGAACCGGCGCCACATGTTGCACTGCGCAAACGCCTCAATGTGCGGCACATTTTGGCCAAAGCGACGCCGGTGCGTCACAAATCCATCACAACATTTAGTGCGCTGCGCAACGACATTCTGAGCGAGCTGCAAAATATAGAGAAGGTCAATGGAGTGAAGTGGAAGCGATTTCCCGTGCTCAACAAACTGTTAAAGGGACATCGCAAGGGAGAGCTCACGATACTCACTGGACCTACGGGCAGCGGCAAGACGACGTT
This DNA window, taken from Drosophila nasuta strain 15112-1781.00 chromosome 2L, ASM2355853v1, whole genome shotgun sequence, encodes the following:
- the LOC132790753 gene encoding mitochondrial DNA helicase; translation: MRLAGLIKQSLLRVNKTRCRLYATSVDSEALALDTREYLDFKKQLRQHNVFNKDGYTCLQLECRLCERYNNNNHQFQPAAASTARAQGPQAYINKRTGAFICPQCDVKTTLSQAIAAYQAPAPIGYRRAPIQNIDYTSRFPNLVDVTPEACEALGIKGLKEAQLNAIGAKYDAEQQLLHFELRNAAQHLVGEKVLHLEDRREETLQGSSCSGLLLHTGAGNKSKAVLVSNLIDYIVLATQNIETHCIICLPHALQQLPQECLPALERFKELVFWLHYDNTHSWDAARAFAQKMDEKRCLLIRPTETEPAPHVALRKRLNVRHILAKATPVRHKSITTFSALRNDILSELQNIEKVNGVKWKRFPVLNKLLKGHRKGELTILTGPTGSGKTTFTSEYSLDLAMQGVTTLWGSFEIRNTRLAATLLRQFVGYPLDDKLQEFDHWATEFERLPMYFMTFHGQQPLKPVLEAIEHAQYVHDIAHVIIDNLQFMMGVSSSHRGDKFWEQDAIIAAFRGFATKHNVHVTLVMHPRKERQEDELTTSSVFGTAKATQEADNVLIIQDKRLTAVRGKKYLQVAKNRYSGDLGIMPLEFDKDALSYAKRRRDKATPNDS
- the LOC132789353 gene encoding rRNA-processing protein FCF1 homolog; the protein is MGKQKKTKKIQKQRNGQLKRLLKPTDSRIKEQVRKTRKKAKDPHEMKVHEATQQSSALFFQYNTQLGPPYHIVLDTNFINFSIKNKLDIVQNMMDCLYAKCIPYISDCVRAELEKLGNKYKLALRIISDPRFERLPCLHKGTYADDCLVERVRQHKCYIVATNDKDLKNRIRKIPGVPIMYVAAHKYAIERMPEAYGVKA